The proteins below come from a single Argentina anserina chromosome 1, drPotAnse1.1, whole genome shotgun sequence genomic window:
- the LOC126791484 gene encoding protein RALF-like 34 has product MASLTLHYLLCFFLAFLVLGPDGRSATAQLDEASVKLVTDNMDLATAMAMYQQFNEEDSEDDEDEMDVENGYGRRSLFWRRMRYYISYGALSANRIPCPPRSGRSYYTNNCFKARGPVHPYTRGCSRITRCRR; this is encoded by the coding sequence ATGGCTTCCCTAACTCTACACTATCTCCTTTGCTTCTTCCTCGCCTTCCTCGTTCTCGGCCCTGACGGCCGTTCCGCCACGGCCCAGCTCGACGAGGCGAGCGTGAAGCTAGTAACCGACAATATGGACCTTGCCACGGCAATGGCAATGTATCAACAGTTCAATGAGGAGGACAGCGAGGACGATGAGGACGAGATGGATGTGGAGAATGGCTACGGGCGTAGATCTCTGTTCTGGAGGAGAATGAGGTACTACATTTCTTACGGTGCTCTCTCGGCGAATAGGATCCCATGCCCGCCTCGGTCCGGGAGGTCTTACTACACCAACAATTGCTTCAAAGCTAGAGGCCCAGTTCATCCTTACACCAGAGGCTGCTCTAGGATCACTCGCTGCAGAAGGTGA
- the LOC126787763 gene encoding mitogen-activated protein kinase kinase kinase 20-like → MEWIRGEQLGRGSFATVNSAKPKNQYSLKTPPLMAVKSSEASFSALLKNEKQVLNQIGSCPQIIRCFGDDHTFENGTAFYNLFLEYASGGCLADQLKKNGGRLPEMDARRYAREVLKGLRCVHSNGFVHCDVKLANVLVFENGAAKIADFGLAKKAGTTGNRVEVRGTPLYMSPESVNEQEFESPVDIWAFGCLVAEMVTGKPVWDHSPGSNMCNLLMRIGGDESPGIPEELSEEGRDFLGKCFLKDQRKRWTAEMLLEHPFVISDDTVPLEDVEDDLFSSPRGPFDFPDWVSMISSDISPEFSELEASDFGSGFDSSETSSNPAADRLRRLVADETQEWSVSGSWVTVR, encoded by the coding sequence ATGGAGTGGATTCGAGGTGAGCAACTCGGCCGTGGAAGTTTTGCCACCGTCAACTCAGCAAAACCCAAAAACCAGTATTCTCTTAAAACCCCACCATTGATGGCCGTCAAGTCCTCTGAAGCCTCCTTCTCCGCTCTGCTCAAGAATGAGAAGCAAGTCCTCAACCAAATTGGCTCTTGCCCGCAAATCATCCGCTGCTTCGGAGACGATCACACGTTCGAAAACGGTACCGCGTTCTACAACTTGTTTTTGGAGTACGCCAGCGGTGGCTGCTTGGCCGATCAGCTCAAGAAAAACGGCGGCCGGTTGCCGGAGATGGATGCTAGACGATACGCAAGAGAAGTTCTTAAAGGGCTTCGGTGTGTTCATTCAAACGGGTTTGTTCACTGCGACGTAAAGCTTGCGAATGTTCTTGTTTTTGAGAATGGCGCGGCGAAGATTGCGGATTTCGGACTTGCCAAGAAGGCGGGGACGACCGGTAACAGAGTCGAAGTCCGGGGAACTCCTCTTTACATGTCGCCAGAATCAGTGAACGAGCAAGAGTTTGAGTCCCCAGTGGATATTTGGGCTTTTGGGTGTTTAGTGGCTGAGATGGTGACAGGGAAACCGGTCTGGGATCATTCTCCGGGCTCGAATATGTGCAACCTTTTGATGAGAATAGGAGGAGATGAGTCGCCGGGAATTCCAGAGGAATTGAGTGAAGAAGGTAGAGATTTTCTTGGTAAGTGTTTCTTGAAGGATCAGAGAAAGAGATGGACGGCGGAGATGCTTTTGGAACATCCCTTTGTTATTTCGGATGACACTGTTCCATTGGAGGATGTTGAGGACGACTTGTTCTCATCTCCAAGAGGGCCTTTTGATTTCCCTGATTGGGTTTCGATGATCAGTTCAGATATTTCACCGGAATTTTCTGAGTTGGAGGCAAGTGATTTTGGTTCTGGCTTTGATTCATCGGAAACGAGTTCAAATCCGGCGGCCGATAGGTTGCGGCGTCTGGTGGCGGATGAGACACAGGAATGGTCAGTTTCCGGGAGTTGGGTGACTGTCAGGTGA